CATAGTTTTTTAATACTTGATTATTTAAATTTTCTCTTTGATAAAAGATGTCAGCATGCATTTTACCATTTTGGTACGATAATCTCAATATCTCAATAATATAAAAAATACTACGCCGACTAAAGTCACTCGTGCCGCTTCCCTCTCGATTCTAACAATGACTGAGTTTCCCGCATCCCATGTATTCCTATGATTTTAACTCCTAACTCCTAACTTAAAAATGGAACGCCCAATCTTATACATAGCCATAACTAACCACGGCTTTGGTCATGCTACCCGCACGGCTTCTGTAGCTGCAACCATTCAAAAATTATGTCCAGAGGTTCTGCTAATTCTGGCGAGTACTGCCCCGCGCTGGTTGTTAGAGTGCTATATAGAAGGCGATTTTATCTATCGTCCCCGTGCATTTGATTTGGGTGTGGTGCAAGCGGATAGTTTGACAATGGATAAAGTAGCGACTTTAGAAAAGTTGCTCGATATTAAGAAGCATCAAAATTCGCTGATTGCCTCAGAAGTCAATTTTATCCGCCAAAATCGCGTTAATCTCATTTTGGCAGATATTCCCTTCCTCGCTCCTGGGTTTGCCAAAGTTGCAAATATTCCCTGCTGGATGATGAGTAACTTCGGCTGGGACTTGATCTACCGTGATTGGGGAGGGGAATTTACCGCAGTTGCAGATTGGATTAGTGATTGGTATTCAAAGTGCGATCGCTTATTTCGTCTCCCTTTTCACGAACCAATGCCAGCTTTTAACAATATCACAGATGTCGGCTTAACAGGCGGTTCCCCCCGTTACCCTGTTGATGATTTACGTTCTCTTTGGGGGATAACTGCACCAGTCGAAAAAACTATTTTGTTGACCTTTGGCGGTTTGGGTTTACAGCAAATCCCTTATGATAACCTACAGCGATTTCCAGATTGGCAATTTATAGTATTCGATCAATCTGCCCCTGATTTACCTAATTTAGTGAAAATTGATGACCGCAAATACCGCCCTGTAGATTTTATGCCTCTTTGTACGCGAGTTGTCTCTAAACCTGGGTACAGTACTTTTTCTGAAGCCACAATACTAGGATTACCAATTGTCACCATACCGCGCGAAGACTTTGCCGAAGCAACTTTTATCGTAGAAGGTATAACTAATTACAACCAGCATCAAATCATCACCCCATCTGAGTTTTTTCAAGGGACTTGGAATTTTCTCCATGAGTTACCCCAGCCTCCAAGGCAATCTCAACCAATTGCAAAGGATGGTAATGAAGCGATCGCTAAAGCTGTTATCAATTATTTACAGACAAAATAAAGTTATTCAAAGCAACATGAATTAATAATGGAATCTTCAACCATAGATAAAGAAACTCTAGAACTTAGCCACCTAAGGAATATGAATTAAATTAAGATGCAAAACTTCATCTCATGATACAAGCCCCTAAATTTATTTATGGGGATCATTAATTTTGAATTTTGAATTTTGAATTCGGAGCGAAGCGACGTGACTCACTACCAAAAGTTACTAAAAATTTCCACAACTGGCAAATCTTTTTACAACATCACTGCAAAAATTGCAGCCGCAGTTGCAGAATCAGGAGTTG
This Nostoc sp. C052 DNA region includes the following protein-coding sequences:
- a CDS encoding glycosyl transferase, producing the protein MERPILYIAITNHGFGHATRTASVAATIQKLCPEVLLILASTAPRWLLECYIEGDFIYRPRAFDLGVVQADSLTMDKVATLEKLLDIKKHQNSLIASEVNFIRQNRVNLILADIPFLAPGFAKVANIPCWMMSNFGWDLIYRDWGGEFTAVADWISDWYSKCDRLFRLPFHEPMPAFNNITDVGLTGGSPRYPVDDLRSLWGITAPVEKTILLTFGGLGLQQIPYDNLQRFPDWQFIVFDQSAPDLPNLVKIDDRKYRPVDFMPLCTRVVSKPGYSTFSEATILGLPIVTIPREDFAEATFIVEGITNYNQHQIITPSEFFQGTWNFLHELPQPPRQSQPIAKDGNEAIAKAVINYLQTK